In Agromyces sp. 3263, a single genomic region encodes these proteins:
- a CDS encoding RidA family protein: MAAVQARLAELGIELPEVAPPVAAYVPAVSSGSYVYTSGQLPFVAGSLPATGKVGDGHGLVPADDAKAYARTCILNALAAVRAEIGSLDRVIRIVKLVGFVASDPSFTGQPGVVNGASELLGEVFGEAGRHARSAVGVAVLPLDAPVEIELIVEFA, translated from the coding sequence ATGGCCGCCGTCCAAGCGCGTCTCGCCGAGCTCGGCATCGAGCTCCCCGAGGTCGCTCCGCCCGTGGCGGCATACGTGCCCGCGGTGTCCAGCGGCTCGTACGTCTACACCTCGGGCCAGCTGCCCTTCGTCGCGGGCAGCCTCCCTGCCACCGGCAAGGTCGGTGACGGGCACGGGCTCGTTCCCGCCGACGATGCGAAGGCGTATGCCCGAACATGCATCCTGAACGCGCTCGCCGCCGTGCGCGCCGAGATCGGGTCGCTCGACCGCGTCATCCGCATCGTGAAGCTCGTCGGCTTCGTCGCCTCCGACCCGTCGTTCACGGGCCAGCCGGGGGTCGTCAACGGCGCCTCCGAGCTGCTCGGCGAGGTGTTCGGCGAGGCCGGCCGCCACGCGCGTTCGGCGGTCGGCGTGGCGGTACTGCCCCTCGACGCGCCGGTCGAGATCGAGCTGATCGTGGAATTCGCGTAG
- a CDS encoding transglycosylase domain-containing protein translates to MSDVGAGVLGFLGLSALAGILVTAAVTPALAVTGMAANNGISMFENLPGYLNIEELSQKTDIYATQPDGSQALLASFFDENREEVPYDAISQYVKDAAVAGEDPRFYEHGGIDIQGTIRGAVSTYVLNKDVQGGSSITQQYVKNVLINNGVREAKTEEEKEAAYEAATETSPERKLKEMRYAIALEKKFSKDQILQGYLNIAAFGGRVYGIESASQYYFNKHAIDLSLPEAASLIAIVNHPEKFRLDYPESETNGAATVVDGQPVPYADNKERRDYILGEMLKLKKITQEDHDAAVATPVTPEITEPSTGCQTAQGSAYFCDYVAWIIKNQYDDPNTPDVNEGTRMLQQDGLQIYTTLDLEMQNKAETAIAENVPFSDARFDVGSVAVTVQPGTGKILAMAQNKKYSNDPDVIATSPDYTSVNYSTDYEYGGSSGLQPGSTYKVFTLAEWLNEGHSLKETFNGSRRTFTSFTDSCTGNWSGSYNPRNDDGRIANNAINATAWSVNTSFMAMAQQLDLCKIKQTAQAFGVHRADGTDLQMNPSDVLGTQEIAPVTMAAAFAGIANNGMTCTPIAIDKIVKADGTEVAPPVSTCSQSVTPEVAHSMAYAMQQTFASGGTATASDPGTGIPHIGKTGTTDGAKDTWMIGASTKAATAVWVGNVVGDANLRELDFDSGAAATARHRIWPMIMELADNKYGGDAFPEPEQSAFKEVLVDVPQVAGLSLDAAKQAIEAAGFVFEDGGQQDSSLPAGQVSGTDPAGQAGKGSTIRVFTSNGQGATVPDLTGMNALQAKAALDAAGLRMKGGGGNPTGTVTSQSPAPNSPVKRGDEVTVTFSDGGTGGNGGGTPGQG, encoded by the coding sequence ATGAGCGACGTCGGCGCCGGAGTCCTCGGATTCCTCGGCCTGAGCGCTCTCGCCGGCATCCTCGTGACGGCAGCCGTGACTCCCGCCCTCGCGGTGACCGGCATGGCCGCGAACAACGGCATCTCCATGTTCGAGAACCTTCCGGGATACCTGAACATCGAGGAACTGTCCCAGAAGACGGACATCTACGCCACGCAGCCCGACGGATCGCAGGCTCTGCTCGCCTCGTTCTTCGACGAGAACCGCGAGGAGGTCCCGTATGACGCGATCAGCCAGTACGTGAAGGACGCCGCGGTCGCCGGCGAGGACCCCCGCTTCTACGAGCACGGCGGCATCGACATCCAGGGCACCATCCGTGGTGCGGTGAGCACGTATGTCCTGAACAAGGACGTGCAGGGCGGCTCGTCGATCACCCAGCAGTACGTGAAGAACGTGCTCATCAACAACGGTGTGCGGGAAGCGAAGACCGAGGAGGAGAAGGAAGCCGCCTACGAGGCGGCGACCGAGACCTCCCCCGAGCGCAAGCTCAAGGAGATGCGCTACGCGATCGCCCTCGAGAAGAAGTTCTCGAAGGACCAGATCCTGCAGGGATACCTGAACATCGCGGCGTTCGGCGGCCGGGTCTACGGGATCGAGTCGGCGTCGCAGTACTACTTCAACAAGCACGCCATCGACCTGTCGCTGCCCGAGGCGGCGAGCCTCATCGCCATCGTGAACCACCCCGAGAAGTTCCGACTCGACTATCCCGAGAGTGAGACCAACGGCGCAGCAACGGTCGTCGACGGACAGCCCGTGCCGTACGCCGACAACAAGGAGCGGCGGGACTACATCCTCGGCGAGATGCTGAAGCTGAAGAAGATCACCCAGGAGGACCACGACGCCGCGGTGGCGACGCCAGTGACGCCGGAGATCACCGAGCCGAGCACCGGCTGCCAGACGGCACAGGGCAGTGCGTACTTCTGCGACTACGTCGCCTGGATCATCAAGAACCAGTACGACGACCCGAACACGCCCGATGTCAACGAGGGCACGCGCATGCTGCAGCAGGATGGCCTGCAGATCTACACCACGCTCGATCTCGAGATGCAGAACAAGGCCGAGACCGCCATCGCCGAGAACGTGCCCTTCTCCGACGCCCGATTCGACGTCGGGTCGGTCGCAGTCACGGTGCAGCCGGGAACCGGCAAGATCCTCGCGATGGCCCAGAACAAGAAGTACTCCAATGACCCCGACGTCATCGCGACGAGCCCCGACTACACCTCGGTGAACTACAGCACCGACTATGAGTACGGCGGGTCCAGTGGCCTCCAGCCCGGCTCCACCTACAAGGTCTTCACCTTGGCGGAGTGGCTGAACGAGGGCCACTCGCTCAAGGAGACGTTCAACGGGTCTCGCCGCACGTTCACCTCCTTCACTGACAGCTGCACGGGCAACTGGAGCGGCAGCTACAATCCCCGCAACGATGACGGGCGCATCGCGAACAACGCCATCAACGCAACGGCGTGGTCCGTGAACACCAGCTTCATGGCTATGGCCCAGCAGCTGGATCTCTGCAAGATCAAGCAGACCGCCCAAGCGTTCGGAGTCCATCGGGCGGACGGGACGGACCTTCAGATGAATCCGTCCGATGTGCTGGGCACGCAGGAGATCGCCCCAGTGACCATGGCCGCGGCGTTCGCAGGGATCGCGAACAACGGCATGACGTGCACGCCGATCGCGATCGACAAGATCGTGAAGGCCGATGGCACGGAAGTCGCCCCTCCGGTCTCGACGTGCTCACAGTCGGTCACGCCCGAGGTAGCCCATAGCATGGCGTACGCCATGCAGCAGACGTTCGCGAGCGGCGGCACCGCGACGGCCTCCGATCCCGGCACCGGCATCCCCCACATCGGGAAGACCGGTACGACCGACGGCGCGAAGGACACCTGGATGATCGGCGCGAGCACGAAGGCCGCGACGGCCGTCTGGGTCGGCAACGTGGTCGGCGATGCCAACCTCCGCGAGCTGGACTTCGACAGCGGCGCTGCAGCGACGGCGCGTCACCGCATCTGGCCGATGATCATGGAACTCGCCGACAACAAGTACGGCGGCGATGCATTCCCCGAGCCGGAGCAGAGCGCCTTCAAGGAGGTCCTGGTCGACGTGCCGCAAGTCGCAGGGCTCTCGCTCGACGCCGCGAAGCAGGCGATCGAAGCCGCCGGGTTCGTCTTCGAGGACGGCGGGCAGCAGGACTCGAGCCTTCCGGCCGGCCAGGTCTCGGGAACCGACCCGGCAGGGCAGGCGGGCAAGGGATCGACGATCCGCGTCTTTACGAGCAACGGCCAGGGCGCGACCGTGCCCGACCTCACGGGCATGAACGCCCTGCAGGCGAAGGCGGCGCTCGACGCGGCCGGCCTGCGCATGAAGGGCGGCGGCGGGAACCCGACCGGCACGGTCACGAGCCAGAGTCCGGCGCCCAACAGCCCGGTGAAGCGCGGTGACGAGGTCACCGTGACCTTCAGCGACGGCGGTACGGGCGGCAACGGCGGCGGAACCCCGGGCCAGGGTTGA
- a CDS encoding metallophosphoesterase, with protein sequence MTGAAPRLAARIALAIGAAGAAALAWGSLVERTRWTLRQVEVPVLPAGAEPITVLHLSDLHMAPWQRDKQAWVASLAQLRPDLIVDTGDNLGHERGLDGIRRAFDVFAGIPGVFVNGSNDYFGPQLKNPFMYFGGPSGRSRRSKRLDTDALHAYFAELGWQDLDNTAASLDLRGTHFEFFGVDDPHRGWDRLDLITAAIDELRAEDPLGDETWPDAASARARRSTVTVGVTHAPYQRVLNSFVNHGAQLVLAGHTHGGQVCMPGIGALVTNCDIPRQQAKGLSTWRHGLRSAFLNVSAGLGTSIYAPVRFACPPEATVLRLVPAA encoded by the coding sequence TTGACCGGCGCCGCGCCTCGGCTCGCTGCGCGGATCGCACTCGCGATCGGCGCAGCGGGCGCTGCCGCGCTCGCCTGGGGTTCGCTCGTCGAGCGCACCAGGTGGACCCTTCGACAGGTCGAGGTGCCGGTGCTGCCGGCCGGCGCGGAGCCCATCACGGTCCTGCATCTCTCCGACCTGCACATGGCGCCCTGGCAGCGTGACAAGCAGGCCTGGGTGGCGTCACTCGCCCAGCTGCGGCCCGACCTGATCGTCGACACGGGCGACAACCTCGGGCACGAGCGCGGCCTCGACGGCATCCGTCGCGCGTTCGACGTGTTCGCCGGCATCCCGGGTGTCTTCGTCAACGGGTCCAACGACTACTTCGGCCCCCAGCTGAAGAACCCGTTCATGTACTTCGGTGGCCCGTCGGGACGTTCCAGGCGATCGAAGCGGCTCGACACCGACGCGCTCCACGCGTACTTCGCCGAGCTCGGGTGGCAGGACCTCGACAACACCGCCGCGAGCCTCGACCTGCGCGGGACGCACTTCGAGTTCTTCGGGGTGGACGACCCCCACCGCGGCTGGGACCGGCTCGACCTCATCACCGCGGCGATCGACGAGCTTCGTGCCGAGGACCCGCTCGGCGACGAGACCTGGCCCGACGCGGCATCCGCCCGTGCGCGCCGCTCGACCGTGACCGTCGGCGTGACGCACGCGCCCTACCAGCGGGTGCTGAACTCGTTCGTGAACCATGGCGCACAGCTGGTCCTCGCCGGCCACACGCACGGCGGGCAGGTCTGCATGCCCGGCATCGGGGCGCTCGTCACGAACTGCGACATCCCCAGGCAGCAGGCGAAGGGCCTCAGCACCTGGCGCCACGGCCTGCGCTCCGCGTTCCTGAACGTCTCGGCGGGCCTCGGCACGTCGATCTACGCACCGGTCCGATTCGCCTGCCCGCCCGAGGCGACGGTGCTGCGACTGGTTCCCGCGGCCTGA
- a CDS encoding glycosyltransferase: MTSPDLTHTLDGPDLAAASSTDGPDLVVLHSLRAPDGTTKYVDHMVDGASDHVSIKFFSWRTALTGSYDVFHVHWPELLIRDRKPARRLLKRRMLDALILRARLTGTPIVWTAHNVDPHEQGSPAESRSLRRLRHAITLAIRLNPTTELPAGMDAVTIPHGHYKDQFAKYPHRDAVPGRVLYFGIIRPYKGVDVLMDAFREIGDPTLQLRIVGDPHAGQAEIVEAAMAGDERITALLRFVSDEELVDEITSSSLVVLPYREKMHNSGVVLVALSLGRPVLVPASPTNRALRDEVGEEWIIQYEGGLTPEILTSALQDVASRSHTSEPALSDRDWKHVGELHHRAYVQARESRRTRVR; this comes from the coding sequence ATGACCTCTCCTGATCTCACCCACACCCTCGACGGACCCGACCTCGCCGCGGCCTCGTCCACCGACGGGCCCGATCTGGTCGTGCTGCACAGCCTCCGGGCGCCCGACGGGACGACGAAGTACGTCGACCACATGGTCGATGGCGCCAGCGACCACGTGTCCATCAAGTTCTTCTCGTGGCGCACCGCGCTGACCGGCTCCTACGACGTGTTCCACGTGCACTGGCCAGAGCTGCTCATCAGGGACCGGAAGCCCGCCCGCCGCCTGCTCAAGCGCCGGATGCTCGATGCGCTGATCCTCCGCGCCAGGCTGACCGGCACGCCCATCGTCTGGACGGCGCACAACGTCGATCCGCACGAGCAGGGTTCTCCTGCCGAATCGCGGTCGCTCCGTCGACTGCGTCATGCGATCACGTTGGCCATCCGCCTGAATCCGACGACGGAGCTGCCCGCTGGGATGGATGCCGTCACGATCCCGCACGGGCACTACAAGGACCAGTTCGCGAAGTACCCGCATCGCGACGCGGTGCCGGGCCGGGTGCTGTACTTCGGCATCATCCGGCCGTACAAGGGCGTCGACGTGCTCATGGACGCATTCCGCGAGATCGGCGATCCGACGCTCCAGCTGCGGATCGTCGGCGACCCCCACGCGGGCCAGGCGGAGATCGTCGAGGCCGCGATGGCCGGCGACGAGCGGATCACGGCCCTCCTCCGCTTCGTCAGCGACGAAGAGCTCGTCGACGAGATCACCTCGTCGTCGCTGGTCGTGCTGCCCTACCGGGAGAAGATGCACAATTCGGGCGTCGTCCTCGTGGCCCTCTCGCTCGGCCGCCCGGTGCTGGTCCCGGCCTCGCCCACGAACCGGGCGCTTCGCGACGAGGTCGGCGAGGAGTGGATCATCCAGTACGAGGGAGGGCTCACGCCCGAGATCCTCACGAGTGCGCTGCAGGACGTGGCCTCGCGATCGCACACCTCCGAACCGGCCCTGAGCGATCGCGACTGGAAGCACGTCGGCGAGCTCCACCACCGTGCCTACGTGCAGGCTCGCGAGTCGCGCCGCACGCGGGTGCGCTGA
- a CDS encoding lipopolysaccharide biosynthesis protein: protein MSPSLGASASRGAAVTLSGQLVRVLIQLCGIVILARLLTPADYGLVAMVTAIVGVAEIFRDFGLSAAAVQAKTLSLHQRDNLFWTNTAIGLVLSLTVLATSGLIAGLYDDPRLQSITAVLSVTFLLNGISTQYRADLNRNLSFFRLSLAEIGGQAAGVASGIVLAVLGFGYWALVAQQVVQAGLTVVLLVAFARWIPGWIHRGESIRSFIGFGASLFGSQLLGYAARNADSVVIGARFGPVDLGLYNRAFQLMMLPLLQINAPSTRVALPVLSRLQDQRERFAAFISFGQVAMLTIIGVAFAYLGAQAGSVIAVALGDQWVDATPIFQILLVAGFFQAANYAAYWVFLAKGLARSNFLYALATRPAMVVLIVIGSAWGVYGVAIAYTVSLALSWPVALIWISKVSDAPAGQLFRNGLRSLVVFGIAAGVSFASTVALPEDAYVIRLAVGLAALVVSISLLALVWPTFRRDLIALAGARRYFARTRGAGPDAATQGGES, encoded by the coding sequence ATGTCGCCGAGCCTGGGCGCATCCGCCTCCCGCGGCGCCGCAGTGACGCTCAGCGGGCAACTGGTCCGCGTGCTGATCCAGCTGTGCGGGATCGTCATCCTCGCGCGCCTGCTGACCCCGGCCGACTACGGCCTCGTCGCAATGGTGACGGCCATCGTGGGCGTCGCGGAGATCTTCCGCGACTTCGGGCTGTCCGCCGCGGCCGTGCAGGCGAAGACGCTCTCCCTGCACCAGCGCGACAACCTGTTCTGGACGAACACCGCGATCGGCCTGGTGCTGTCGCTGACCGTCCTCGCGACATCGGGACTCATCGCGGGCCTCTACGACGATCCGCGACTGCAGAGCATCACCGCAGTGCTCTCGGTGACGTTCCTCCTCAACGGCATCTCGACGCAGTACCGGGCCGACCTCAATCGCAACCTCTCGTTCTTCCGGCTGTCGCTCGCCGAGATCGGCGGGCAGGCGGCGGGCGTCGCCAGCGGCATCGTGCTGGCGGTGCTGGGGTTCGGGTACTGGGCGCTCGTCGCGCAGCAGGTCGTGCAGGCGGGGCTCACCGTCGTGCTGCTCGTGGCCTTCGCGCGCTGGATCCCTGGCTGGATCCATCGCGGGGAGTCGATCCGTTCCTTCATCGGCTTCGGGGCGAGCCTCTTCGGCTCCCAGCTGCTCGGATATGCCGCCCGGAACGCCGACAGCGTCGTCATCGGCGCCCGGTTCGGGCCGGTCGACCTCGGCCTGTACAACCGGGCGTTCCAGCTGATGATGCTGCCGCTGCTGCAGATCAACGCTCCGTCCACGCGCGTCGCGCTCCCGGTGCTGTCCCGGCTCCAGGACCAGCGGGAGCGGTTCGCGGCCTTCATCAGCTTCGGCCAGGTGGCGATGCTCACGATCATCGGGGTCGCGTTCGCGTACCTCGGCGCGCAGGCCGGTTCGGTCATCGCCGTCGCCCTGGGCGACCAATGGGTGGATGCGACGCCGATCTTCCAGATCCTGCTCGTCGCCGGCTTCTTCCAGGCCGCGAACTACGCGGCGTACTGGGTGTTCCTCGCCAAGGGCCTCGCGCGCTCCAACTTCCTGTACGCGCTCGCGACGCGTCCCGCGATGGTCGTGCTCATCGTCATCGGGTCGGCGTGGGGCGTCTACGGCGTCGCGATCGCCTACACCGTGTCGCTGGCGCTGTCCTGGCCGGTCGCGTTGATCTGGATCTCCAAGGTGTCGGATGCCCCGGCCGGGCAGTTGTTCCGAAACGGGCTGCGGTCGCTCGTCGTCTTCGGCATCGCCGCGGGCGTGTCGTTCGCGTCGACCGTCGCGTTGCCCGAGGACGCCTACGTCATCCGTCTGGCGGTCGGACTGGCGGCGCTGGTCGTCTCGATCTCCCTGCTCGCGCTCGTGTGGCCGACCTTCCGCCGAGATCTCATCGCACTCGCCGGCGCCCGCCGGTACTTCGCGCGTACGCGAGGCGCGGGCCCGGATGCCGCCACACAAGGAGGAGAATCATGA
- a CDS encoding polysaccharide pyruvyl transferase family protein: MIRRAVRKIRRTFDEAVLATGLGARSDRRNVARWAEGRGGDAAGPHVVITAPGGGNIGDQALFEAFVESTSGPVVAVTSSADSVEVPAALAERVVVLVLPELVYGRGTARRPELERFARTVAGAASLSVIGADIMDGRYSLRASVNRSNVAAAVAALGIDTRIVGFSWNGSARVAARRALVSASTNGVVPMLRDPVSARRAAADGVRNIRETADIVFAADTVDTSSTSFVAGVTKPIALVNVSGLISRTFSQDDEFALIIGHLRTTGHHVILLPHVSRPKGDDLLACQSVYERVGAEDVTFVRELLTPAQIRGLTSIASITITGRMHLAIMTLWNAKPAITLATQGKVEGLMALIGAPELCVVPRAGFGADVVAAIDATIRADSPARRSIADALPRVKELARRNLEGLRTGHAVVEEVR, encoded by the coding sequence ATGATTCGTCGCGCTGTCCGCAAGATCCGGCGAACATTCGATGAGGCGGTGCTCGCCACCGGTCTCGGCGCGCGCAGCGATCGGAGGAACGTCGCCCGGTGGGCGGAAGGACGGGGCGGCGACGCGGCAGGTCCGCACGTCGTCATCACGGCACCGGGCGGTGGAAACATCGGAGACCAGGCGCTGTTCGAGGCATTTGTGGAGTCCACCTCGGGCCCTGTCGTCGCCGTCACGAGCTCGGCCGACAGCGTGGAGGTGCCGGCGGCGCTGGCCGAACGCGTCGTCGTGCTCGTGCTCCCCGAGCTCGTGTACGGCCGAGGCACGGCACGCCGACCGGAGCTGGAACGGTTCGCACGAACGGTCGCCGGGGCGGCCAGCCTCTCGGTCATCGGGGCCGACATCATGGATGGCCGGTACAGCCTCCGCGCATCCGTGAACCGGTCGAACGTGGCGGCAGCGGTCGCCGCGCTGGGCATCGACACGCGGATCGTCGGGTTCAGCTGGAACGGCAGCGCCCGGGTGGCCGCCCGTCGGGCGCTCGTGTCGGCGAGCACGAACGGCGTGGTCCCGATGCTGCGGGATCCGGTCTCCGCACGCCGCGCCGCAGCCGACGGCGTCCGGAACATCCGCGAGACGGCCGACATCGTGTTCGCCGCAGACACCGTCGACACGTCATCGACCTCCTTCGTGGCCGGCGTCACGAAGCCGATCGCGCTCGTGAACGTCAGCGGCCTGATCTCCCGCACCTTCAGCCAGGACGACGAGTTCGCGCTGATCATCGGGCACCTTCGCACGACCGGGCACCACGTGATCCTCCTCCCCCACGTGTCCAGGCCGAAAGGCGACGACCTCCTCGCATGCCAGTCGGTGTACGAGCGGGTCGGCGCCGAGGACGTGACGTTCGTCCGCGAGCTTCTCACTCCGGCGCAGATCCGCGGTCTGACCTCCATCGCCTCGATCACGATCACGGGCCGCATGCACCTCGCCATCATGACGTTGTGGAACGCCAAGCCGGCCATCACGCTCGCGACCCAGGGCAAGGTGGAGGGCTTGATGGCGCTCATCGGCGCGCCCGAACTGTGCGTCGTTCCCCGTGCGGGATTCGGCGCCGACGTCGTGGCCGCGATCGACGCGACGATCCGTGCGGACTCCCCGGCGAGGCGCTCCATCGCCGATGCGCTGCCCCGCGTGAAAGAGCTCGCCCGGCGGAACCTCGAAGGACTGCGCACCGGACACGCGGTCGTCGAGGAGGTGAGGTGA
- a CDS encoding DapH/DapD/GlmU-related protein — MALWGPRSRRRILSAFGVRMARSVRVYPYIKFLGGVDHLVVGERVFLNANVLIGSGAPITIGDGVSIGPSVQLLPTSHEIGPSNARAGSNVSAPIVVGDGSWIGAGVTVLGGVTIGRGAVIAAGAVVSKDCEADSVYGGVPARLIRRIE, encoded by the coding sequence ATGGCCCTGTGGGGACCCCGTTCGCGTCGACGCATCCTGTCGGCCTTCGGCGTCCGGATGGCGCGCTCGGTGCGCGTCTATCCGTACATCAAGTTCCTCGGCGGCGTGGACCACCTCGTCGTGGGTGAGCGCGTGTTCCTCAACGCCAACGTCCTGATCGGGTCGGGCGCGCCCATCACCATCGGCGACGGCGTGTCGATCGGGCCGAGCGTGCAGCTGCTCCCCACGAGCCATGAGATCGGCCCGTCGAACGCACGTGCGGGCTCGAACGTCTCGGCGCCGATCGTCGTCGGCGACGGCAGCTGGATCGGGGCGGGTGTCACGGTGCTCGGCGGCGTGACGATCGGTCGAGGCGCGGTGATCGCGGCAGGCGCCGTCGTCAGCAAGGACTGCGAGGCCGATTCCGTCTACGGCGGTGTCCCCGCCCGACTCATCCGGAGGATCGAATGA
- a CDS encoding glycosyltransferase family 2 protein: MSDSRPEDASAVDATIIVPAFNVEDYLETALRRLVEQTHPSFEVVVIDDASTDATGTIGREFAGSHPRVRYLQQSLNEGVAAARERGVREARGEFVWFVDADDDWPADALATLVAAARRHRADVVCAGAEYLLVDGTRKPVGALGAPRELGARSAFLGFLRGDLTGHLWNKLFRRDLLGTIDFTRSRQHSDQAMVAQAIAHAGVVALIDVDVYTYKLRQGSIIRSGSRRAESLATVSSVVRATAASLDPALLESPDFRYYTARFDVLSRMKDAASPAYGTDESGRLVREIRKSLTAPVLWSTVRKRDFKRFALLTAARVSMPAFRVGIRRGGA; the protein is encoded by the coding sequence ATGAGCGACTCGAGACCCGAGGACGCCTCCGCGGTGGATGCCACCATCATCGTTCCGGCGTTCAACGTCGAGGACTACCTCGAGACGGCGCTGCGGCGGCTGGTCGAGCAGACGCATCCGTCATTCGAGGTCGTCGTCATCGACGATGCGTCGACGGATGCCACGGGGACGATCGGTCGCGAGTTCGCCGGTTCGCATCCTCGCGTCCGGTACCTGCAGCAGTCCCTGAACGAGGGCGTCGCCGCCGCCCGCGAGCGAGGCGTGCGCGAGGCTCGGGGCGAGTTCGTCTGGTTCGTGGACGCCGACGACGACTGGCCCGCCGATGCGCTGGCGACCCTCGTCGCCGCTGCCCGCCGGCACCGTGCCGACGTGGTCTGCGCGGGAGCGGAGTACCTACTCGTCGACGGGACGCGGAAGCCGGTCGGCGCCCTCGGCGCTCCGAGGGAGCTCGGCGCCAGGTCGGCGTTCCTCGGGTTCCTCCGCGGCGACCTCACCGGGCATCTCTGGAACAAGCTGTTCCGGCGTGACCTGCTCGGCACGATCGACTTCACCCGCTCGCGCCAGCATTCCGACCAGGCGATGGTGGCCCAGGCCATCGCGCATGCGGGCGTCGTCGCGCTGATCGACGTGGACGTCTACACGTACAAGCTGAGGCAGGGGTCGATCATCCGATCGGGCAGCCGTCGCGCGGAGTCGCTGGCGACGGTCTCGTCGGTGGTGCGCGCCACGGCGGCAAGCCTGGACCCTGCGCTCCTCGAGAGCCCGGACTTCCGCTACTACACGGCGCGCTTCGACGTGCTCTCCCGGATGAAGGACGCCGCGTCACCGGCGTACGGAACCGACGAGTCCGGACGCCTCGTCCGTGAGATCAGGAAGTCGCTCACGGCGCCGGTGCTCTGGTCGACGGTGCGCAAACGGGACTTCAAGCGGTTCGCCCTCCTGACCGCCGCACGCGTGAGCATGCCGGCGTTCCGGGTCGGGATCCGTCGCGGAGGTGCATGA
- a CDS encoding acyltransferase, producing the protein MSSKTPQPIYERGNIGRKAWVDFAKGVAILMVVYYHSALYLSHVGVGGTVGVLKAVGELYAMPVFFLIAGLMNFRTSTWTFGQTWRRRLWPILYIYILWSVIRAVFYLVVPGINGELGELSATSPLSLALILVWPSSSYWFMYALFLFTLLAWLLRRVPRWLQVGALALVSTLVTTGLLSAQNIGWNRILALAVFFVAGTVYAKQVNALIDRAGSVALLGAILAFVVSCGALVVLHLRFVPLVVLAGQVSAVAVGIFASKYLVRLRPLRFVSPLGKQSLQIYLFHLYIIVPVTGLIGLLYPDWPRPVNVVVQFALVAFTVLMSLLLARLTQRARWLLVPPSLPRASARSTDPSGDVRKAARDLT; encoded by the coding sequence ATGAGCTCAAAGACTCCCCAACCCATCTACGAACGCGGGAACATCGGCCGGAAGGCCTGGGTCGACTTCGCCAAGGGCGTCGCGATCCTGATGGTCGTGTACTACCACTCGGCCCTCTACCTCTCACACGTCGGCGTCGGCGGAACGGTGGGCGTGCTGAAGGCGGTCGGCGAGCTCTACGCGATGCCGGTGTTCTTCCTCATCGCCGGCCTGATGAACTTCCGGACCTCCACCTGGACGTTCGGCCAGACCTGGCGTCGGCGACTGTGGCCGATCCTCTACATCTACATCCTCTGGTCGGTCATCCGTGCGGTGTTCTACCTGGTGGTCCCCGGAATCAACGGGGAGCTCGGAGAGCTCTCGGCGACGAGTCCCCTGAGCCTCGCGCTCATCCTGGTCTGGCCGAGCAGCAGCTACTGGTTCATGTACGCGCTGTTCCTCTTCACCCTCCTGGCGTGGCTGCTGCGACGCGTTCCACGCTGGCTGCAGGTGGGCGCGCTCGCGCTGGTGTCGACGCTCGTGACGACCGGGCTCCTCTCCGCGCAGAACATCGGATGGAATCGCATCCTGGCGCTCGCGGTCTTCTTCGTGGCGGGGACGGTGTACGCGAAGCAGGTCAACGCGCTGATCGACCGGGCGGGGTCGGTGGCACTGCTCGGAGCGATCCTCGCGTTCGTGGTCTCGTGCGGTGCGCTCGTCGTCCTGCACCTGCGGTTCGTCCCGCTCGTGGTGCTGGCCGGCCAGGTATCGGCGGTCGCGGTCGGGATCTTCGCCTCGAAGTACCTCGTCCGATTGCGACCATTGCGGTTCGTCAGCCCGCTCGGCAAGCAGAGCCTGCAGATCTACCTGTTCCACCTGTACATCATCGTGCCGGTCACGGGCCTGATCGGACTCCTCTACCCGGATTGGCCACGACCGGTCAACGTCGTGGTGCAGTTCGCGCTCGTCGCGTTCACCGTCCTCATGTCGCTGCTGCTCGCTCGCCTCACGCAACGTGCTCGCTGGCTGCTGGTCCCGCCGTCGCTGCCCCGCGCATCGGCTCGTTCCACCGACCCATCTGGCGACGTCCGCAAGGCGGCGCGCGACCTGACGTGA